One Plasmodium sp. gorilla clade G2 genome assembly, chromosome: 12 genomic window carries:
- a CDS encoding V-type K+-independent H+-translocating inorganic pyrophosphatase — MTMLPLHEDSSTIRKKYKKNNKFFGGETSVKNFLERYSFTNKKDKKKNEKGTKLNILKYMKLYMNKPVKHRITFNVIVFILFLVIIYIFYHKIENVKTVCLISLTLYSLYFLLFSLYMLSTILNDEYGEYSTLKKYDMNNNIYINDNELNLINNKNDVQQINNSQNNNVNYVHQMTNDHNFQKKEIKKENEKLKYDNQNISNEYEKNYINLMDTKNTNNDNKGDMKNEISTNEDYETFSFDSIGIPIKEGSEGFFTVQYNSIFKISLVFTLLILFLYIIRGEDTKLPQGDNQTADMMNNNNSNNNGTIIISSYAYGIITALSFLLGALCSSIAGYNGIYVAVRANVKVAKAATYSYNKALITCFRSGAVSAIVNVALAIFGICSLLLLVNILYPTLAFSKYPLLIVGYGFGASLVAMLYQLAGGIYTKAADIGADLVGKVEKHIPEDDPRNPAVIADLVGDNVGDCAGQCADLFESICAEIIASMILGGNLSENGIISEQTASYFVLFPLFVHSMDLLISTIGVYLVSVKNNNEPFSTLNLESNTKIVDKKDKSYFNNINSSMHVEESAMRPLNNNKEESDLLYANYDYDVTPEQLENPLKAMLKAYFFTCSLGVVGFSFLCKLLFSLDNAKHAWIYFSFCGFIGMACSYLFVILTRYYTDYSYPKVKKIAHASLSGPATNIIAGLYVGLESTFFPVIVISISLLLSYYLGLKSNITGDHNIINGLYGTSVATMGMLSTAVFILSMSNFGPIADNAGGIVEMCKQPKYVRAITDKLDAVGNVTKANTKGFSVGSAALACFLLFSAFLSEVSVHSKMPFSTVDIAIPEVFIGGMLGSVVVFLFAGWSLDAVGKTAEEVLKEVRRQFNEHPGILTYKEKPDYHTCVAIISKRALIETIKPGLLGVFSPIIVGLIFKQLGILQNNQLLGAQAMASFIMFSTSTGILMALFLNNAGGAWDNAKKYIESGYYGGKNSQAHVSSVIGDTVGDPCKDTAGPSIHVLIKLISTITMVITPLIASTTIKSVYS; from the exons ATGACGATGCTACCTCTGCATGAAGATAGTTCAACtatcagaaaaaaatataaaaagaataataaatttttcgGAGGTGAAACATCTGTAAAGAATTTTTTGGAAAGATATTcttttacaaataaaaaagacaagaaaaaaaatgagaaaggaaccaaattaaatattctaaaatatatgaaattatatatgaataaaccTGTAAAACATCGTATAACATTTAATGTAATTGTATTCATCTTGTTTttagttataatatatattttttatcacaaAATTGAAAATGTTAAAACAGTATGCTTAATAAGTTTAACATTATACAGTCTgtatttcttattattttctctGTATATGTTAAGTActatattaaatgatgaatatGGAGAATATAGTAcattgaaaaaatatgatatgaataacaatatatacattaatgACAACgaattaaatttaataaataataaaaatgatgttcaacaaataaataattcacaaaataataatgttaattATGTACATCAAATGACTAATGATCataattttcaaaaaaaagaaataaagaaagaaaatgaaaaattaaaatatgataatcaaaatatttctaatgaatatgaaaaaaattatataaatctaaTGGACACTAAAAATACAaacaatgataataaaggagatatgaaaaatgaaatttCAACAAATGAAGATTATGAAACCTTTTCTTTTGATAGTATAGGAATACCAATAAAAGAAGGATCTGAAGGATTTTTTACAGTTCAATATAATTCCATATTCAAAATATCCTTAGTATTtactttattaattttattcttatatattataagagGTGAAGATACCAAATTACCCCAAGGAGACAATCAAACAGCTGATATGatgaacaataataatagtaataataatggtactattattatttcgtCATATGCTTATGGTATTATAACTgctttatcttttttattaggTGCACTATGTAGTTCCATTGCAGGATATAATGGTATATATGTTGCTGTACGTGCTAATGTAAAAGTTGCAAAAGCAGCCACCTATTCATATAACAAAGCTTTAATAACATGCTTTAGAAGCGGTGCTGTTAGTGCTATTGTTAATGTTGCACTTGCCATTTTTGGTATATGCTCACTCTTATTATTAGTTAATATCCTATATCCAACATTAGCCTTTTCTAAATATCCTCTATTAATTGTAGGATATGGATTCGGAGCTTCCCTAGTTGCTATGCTCTATCAACTAGCTGGTGGTATCTATACCAAAGCTGCTGATATTGGAGCTGATCTAGTTGGAAAAGTTGAAAAACATATACCTGAAGATGATCCTAGAAATCCAGCTGTCATAGCTGACCTAGTAGGTGATAATGTTGGAGATTGTGCAGGACAATGTGCTGATTTATTCGAATCAATATGTGCTGAAATTATTGCGTCTATGATACTAGGTGGAAATTTATCAGAAAATGGAATCATTTCTGAACAGACAGCTAGCTATTTTGTTCTATTCCCTTTATTTGTACATTCTATGGATTTGCTTATATCTACAATTGGTGTCTATTTAGTATCtgttaaaaataacaatgaaCCCTTTTCTACATTAAATTTGGAATCTAACACGAAAATTGTAGATAAAAAGGACAAAAgctattttaataatataaattcaagTATGCATGTAGAAGAATCAGCAATGCGACcacttaataataataaagaagaatcTGATTTGTTATATGCAAATTATGATTATGATGTTACACCTGAACAATTAGAAAATCCTTTGAAAGCAATGTTGAaagcatatttttttacGTGCTCACTTGGAGTTGTAggattttcatttttatgtaaaCTTCTTTTTTCATTAGATAATGCAAAACATGCAtggatatatttttctttttgtggATTTATTGGTATGGCATgttcttatttatttgtcATTTTGACAAGATACTATACAGATTATTCATACCCaaaagttaaaaaaatagCTCATGCTTCTTTAAGTGGACCTGCAACTAATATAATAGCAGGTTTATATGTAGGGTTAGAATCTACTTTTTTCCCAGTCATTGTGATATctatatcattattgttatcttattatttaggattaaaaagtaatataacAGGAGATcacaatattataaatggtCTATATGGTACATCTGTTGCAACAATGGGTATGCTTTCAACAGCTGTTTTCATTTTGAGTATGTCCAATTTTGGTCCAATAGCTGACAATGCAGGAGGTATAGTAGAAATGTGTAAACAACCGAAATATGTACGTGCTATAACAGATAAGCTAGATGCCGTTGGTAATGTAACAAAAGCTAACACAAAAGGATTTAGCGTAGGTTCTGCTGCACTTGCATGTTTTCTCCTTTTCTCAGCTTTTCTAAGTGAAGTATCAGTACATTCAAAGATGCCATTTTCAACAGTTGATATTGCTATCCCAGAAGTTTTTATAGGAGGTATGTTAGGATCAGTagttgtttttctttttgcaGGATGGTCCTTGGATGCAGTAGGAAAAACAGCTGAAGAAGTTTTGAAAGAAGTTAGGAGGCAATTTAATGAACATCCAGGaattttaacatataaagaaaaaccAGATTATCATACATGTGTTGCAATTATTAGTAAAAGAGCATTAATCGAAACAATAAAACCTGGACTTTTAGGTGTGTTTTCTCCAATCATTGTTGGTTTAATATTCAAACAATTAGgaatattacaaaataatcAACTCTTAGGAGCACAAGCAATGGCTTCCTTTATTATGTTCTCTACTTCTACTGGTATACTTATGGCACTATTTCTAAATAATGCAGGAGGAGCATGGGATAATGCTAAAAAATACATTGAATCGGGTTATTATGGAGGAAAAAATAGTCAAGCACATGTATCTAGTGTCATTGGAGATACTGTTGGAGATCCATGTAAAGATACTGCTGGACCATCTATACATGTTCTCATAAAACTTATATCTACTATAACAAtg gtGATAACCCCATTAATTGCATCAACAACAATAAAGAGTGTCTATTCATGA
- a CDS encoding tetQ family GTPase, putative, with translation MFKRVCVYINFFCKYKKRFFSNKLVNIGILAHIDAGKTTISEDILYQSKEIKVKGNINDQNTQLDFLKQERERGITIKSAYSCFEWDKIKVNLIDTPGHIDFSNETYISLCVLDKCIIVIDSKEGVQIQTINIFRYIKENLPIFFFLNKMDINHIDIDSNFLSIKNRLTKKGVLITYPIYENKKLKYILDIPSMVLYSYPQINYGQTFMYHSYFLKNLLEGSIYEKKLCSHFSMINPKSDTLSKENKNKNNINIVNVLSDDIIDYIIKKREEIIEILCDLDNTIEYKYLNNIPIAYEHIKNSLSSCIDKKYIFPIFSGSALQSYGVHILLDYITHNDNHNNNNNIIFNEKGKENKHDKETSTHANPNETPFLSYEKINKDKYNNIYQNKKCGNNSDMYASDITYNHNNFIKNNIIFNNKKTLNSIYKTIIFIFKLSNEKNGFNTFCKVFKGKLTKNAKLMNLRNKKTEIVKGIYKVKADRYITTNKLDTNDIGMVRGFEDIILCDIICEKEDEISLHNNNDFSSENQTVQYNKQKNEYIHSNNIQNNFNELYNKHYKEDGNNSTIFEEKYSQNNIFNGHNNIYLFNDIYKLLKDEIKNKQWLYFLKSYKKRISKNIIVCTCAIEPKEYKKEKELKNILKQICLEDNSILVFTDKNNKLVIGSIGILNIEVIIDKIKNDYNIDIKTSQVEIVQKEYIQGYYENSIKKEMKVGSTISTIIVGFIIKEKDEFIDIPSYIQDVLKHEHISHLLSSEEKKNNNNVSNHNDNNNINIADKLDKDTKLSLDDDINFEENKKMYISTTNGGIQNYDEDDNTNILDNMEIKEIKEIKEIKEIKEINDITENDRKRNYLYNNIKLENSKSIYDTKGVKDWGHMYNDNHDKKNLKDNINEDANKQCIDDESQLLCDNDDDEDIDEYLLNYNYDNLFESSVTVHKDVLLYIDDLKRMNKKKKNVYDNILNSCIISLRNCLSNGYHTNGNIINTEIIIKNLKIFDSSTTAVAKYACNHLYYEMIKKANIQIVNPLSLILIQTDEAYTGIIVKDLIQYRNGNIIQIMKNKESDFKLMKIYAIIPVQFTHNYSSILRSISSGHANFLMTFCGYKKC, from the coding sequence ATGTTTAAAAGAGTTTgcgtttatataaatttcttttgtaaatataaaaaacgaTTTTTTAGTAATAAATTAGTAAACATAGGAATTTTAGCACATATTGATGCAGGGAAGACGACAATATCtgaagatatattatatcaatcTAAAGAGATAAAGGTTAAgggtaatataaatgatcagAATACACAATtagattttttaaaacaagaAAGAGAAAGAGGAATAACTATTAAGAGTGCTTATTCTTGTTTTGAATgggataaaataaaagtaaatttAATTGATACACCTGGACATATAGATTTTAGTAATGAAACgtatatatcattatgtgTATTAGATAAATGCATTATTGTTATAGATTCTAAAGAAGGAGTACAAATTCAAacgataaatatatttagataCATTAAAGAAAATCttcctatatttttttttctaaataaaatggatataaatcatatagaTATTGATTCTAATTTTTTGAGTATAAAAAATCGATTAACTAAAAAAGGTGTACTTATAACATATccaatatatgaaaataaaaaattaaaatatatactagATATCCCTTCTATggttttatattcatatccACAGATTAATTATGGTCAAACCTTTATGTATCATTcttactttttaaaaaatttattagaaggaagtatatatgaaaagaaattatgTTCTCATTTCTCTATGATAAATCCTAAATCAGATACTTtatcaaaagaaaataaaaataagaacaatataaatattgttaaTGTTTTGAGTGATGATATTAtagattatattataaaaaagcgAGAAGAAATTATAGAAATTTTATGTGATTTAGACAACACtattgaatataaatatttaaataatataccaattgcatatgaacatataaaaaattctttatCTTCATGTATAGATAAAAAGTACATATTTCCGATTTTTTCTGGAAGTGCTCTGCAATCCTATGGTGTACATATATTGTTAGATTATATAACACATAatgataatcataataataataataatattatttttaatgagAAGGGGAAGGAAAATAAGCATGACAAAGAGACTAGTACACATGCAAATCCAAATGAAACTCCTTTTTTATCTtacgaaaaaataaataaagacaagtacaataatatttatcaaaacaaaaaatgtgGTAATAACTCAGATATGTATGCATCCGATATAACATATAACCATAACAATTTTATAAAGaacaatataatttttaataataaaaaaacattgAACTCCATATATAAAaccataatatttatattcaaattatcaaatgaaaaaaatgggTTCAATACATTCTGTAAGGTATTTAAAGGCAAACTAACTAAAAACGCCAAATTGATGAATcttagaaataaaaaaacagaaaTAGTAAAAGGTATTTATAAGGTGAAAGCAGATAGATATATCACAACGAATAAATTAGATACTAACGATATTGGAATGGTAAGAGGTTTTGAAGATATTATTCTATGTGATATAATATGTGAGAAGGAAGATGAAATATCGttgcataataataatgatttttCTAGTGAAAACCAAACGGttcaatataataaacaaaagaatgaatatattcatagtaataatatacaaaataatttcaATGAGTTATATAACAAACATTATAAAGAAGATGGAAATAATTCTACAATATTTGAAGAAAAATACTCacagaataatatattcaatggacataataatatatatcttttcaatgatatatataaactattaaaagatgaaataaaaaataaacaatggttgtattttttaaaaagttatAAAAAACGGATTAGTAAGAATATCATAGTATGTACATGCGCTATTGAACCaaaggaatataaaaaagaaaaagaattaaaaaatattttaaaacaaatatgTTTAGAAGATAATAGTATTTTAGTCTTTactgataaaaataataaattagttATTGGCTCTATAggaatattaaatattgaagttattatagataaaataaaaaatgattataatatagatatCAAAACGAGTCAAGTTGAAATAGTTCAGAAAGAATATATTCAAGGATATTATGAGAatagtataaaaaaagaaatgaaagtTGGTTCAACTATTTCTACTATTATAGTTggatttattataaaagaaaaagatgaaTTTATAGATATTCCTAGTTATATCCAAGATGTATTAAAACATGAACATATTTCACACCTCTTATCAtctgaagaaaaaaaaaataataataatgtatctaatcataatgataataataatataaatattgcgGATAAGCTGGATAAAGATACCAAATTGTCATtagatgatgatataaattttgaagaaaataaaaaaatgtatatatccACAACAAATGGGGGTATACAAAattatgatgaagatgataataCTAACATATTGGATAATAtggaaataaaagaaataaaagaaataaaagaaataaaagaaataaaagaaataaatgatattacAGAAAAtgatagaaaaagaaattatttatataataatataaagttAGAAAATTCAAAGTCAATATATGATACCAAGGGTGTAAAAGATTGGGGTCATATGTATAATGATAATCATGACAAAAAAAACTTGaaggataatataaatgaagatgCCAATAAACAATGTATTGATGATGAATCTCAACTTCTTtgtgataatgatgatgatgaagatatcgatgaatatcttttaaactacaattatgataatttatttgaaaGCAGTGTTACTGTTCATAaagatgtattattatacattgatgatttaaaaagaatgaataaaaaaaaaaaaaatgtgtatgataatattttaaatagttGTATTATATCTTTAAGAAATTGTTTAAGTAATGGATATCATACTAATGgaaatattatcaatacagaaataataataaaaaacttaaaaatatttgataGTTCAACTACAGCTGTAGCTAAATATGCATgtaatcatttatattatgaaatgataaaaaaagcAAATATACAAATTGTTAATCCATTATCTTTAATTCTAATACAAACAGATGAAGCATATACTGGGATCATTGTAAAGGATTTAATACAATATAGAAACGgtaatattatacaaataatgaaaaataaagaatcaGATTTTAAacttatgaaaatatatgcaATCATTCCTGTGCAGTTTACACATAATTATTCTTCCATTCTACGATCTATATCTAGTGGACACGCTAACTTTCTTATGACTTTTTGTGGTTAcaaaaaatgttaa
- a CDS encoding CCR4-NOT transcription complex subunit 4, putative, with protein sequence MRRGLGNEKRFLRRSFNRSYYYKKNEKEKVEEMSSRKNNNYEKEEEEEGEEDIDGVDEEMKEKCGDAVCNMNSSDIDEKKKKNEKLVVKEKNELFVNDESFLSKNIEENNNDKDQDTNSVICPLCVEVLDETDRNFFPCDCGYQICLWCLYYIRDNMNNTCPACRRSYDEKNFIYNRETHEKLIKKQKSNKNKSDNNNNNKGDNNCMNNNNQVDNNNINSNNNNINTTTTTTTTTNNNNNNNNTSNNNNNNNNNNTSNNNNSNNIDNDNDNDDNSSDCSIYKALDTISLLYRSDVYKHSNIYNIHEYDNLLEIIKSIRVVQRNLVFVIGITATYAKKTVLKKNEHFGKYGKILNIIINKSQAYNPQYNGPSFSAYITYSNEKEAINAIYFIDGMTLDNKILKASFGTTKYCSSFLKNSSCGNEECFYLHELGNVIDSFSKDDIHGPKHIYHDLLYLYFKKLPDKKNDTPYDSLANNIAIKNFRLHEEDISSLVKIEKAETKKKMENHIEDSTVVNDDKKNNNINYTDFKYFNEWKNKNFNLEKFKQDPNKNTPLQNQRQSKWISEDKILQIKKSVTHDNIPLQSNDQENYDIDYDAQDNNNDDVNDILDGDDKKSNTNKIKAKKKKKSKSEDVLPLDMLKNNSLIENNKNIPTNDKKSKNYLNSLQNVSTSLIFNSYSDDKDPISKKNNINNNNNKNNVVNDADYDSHYLNELSENYPSINEALLDKDKKKKAKKKAEKNKAEKNKTEKNKAEKNKAEKNKAEKNKAEKNKADTNKEDTNKEDINKADTNKEDTNKTDTNKTDTNKMMTKEQIEQQQKENDSIDTKKNKKKNQNNQNNQMVENKKKEQDNINKNNTTNNKQENKNINEKSTDDSKKLTSLITNYFSELLDKKKKKDTPRNEAEQTNEEINKENVIDKKKNKNAPSQHVIIINENNNNNNNINNNNNNIIDFSQGQVEVARKKELSFALDEKIKKNLEKKENKEGQSKEDKKGDQQQSHVYSSIDKEQLGMENESLEESKRKGKIIQQKDNIKDGELIKCDEDKTEGDQSNTLTYYVTNEQDNFDEDIENKIDNEKDKDNLNENTSKGKKKIESNNKMVGKKIIIVEDIIKMKSINNNENIELPEEIKEYIKKMKSEGIKENVEFDIYNKFINNYLNVKEYVDGIIVEGGIGKKENDNNMKDQKIGKHEEDNKNKLLISKTEESTSKRKQKNMLDKKKKKNKNDDNEEENDNEQDQEEHENQDIINKDGILQQENKKIKNKKEKEKEKKKKKKTKTKIKIKNDQQQEEEEEEKEEDYEEKQKDNITLIKKKKKKDKKIISNKKNQMYHKEMEGYIMDTITGIMLNELKSKNNVKKININQNNNDDEKNVLLKDVEIFIKNLCVAKCKSIENNKNKENILYIIEEGNDENNTSKKKGAKKKIKRNDYILYSNDEHTFLKSHKGIMQYILKNGNISNNNNNNNNKNDNVEDKNNHIDDKNNNIDDNNNSKAKTKTSEYLNDKNTFDFFKDLIISNNQDIIHTADHIIFDKIFNEQINFVQQLCETDFKISSTNVISTNKKTDKHPYQSNHNANNKLKKNTQGGGNISNIWVHFDNTFQNKEVNEKLNLSA encoded by the coding sequence ATGAGAAGAGGGTTAGGAAATGAGAAGCGTTTTTTGAGACGATCCTTCAATAGATCATATTACTACAAGAAGAATGAAAAAGAGAAGGTTGAAGAAATGAGTAGTAGGAAAAATAACAATTACGAAAAAGAAGAGGAAGAAGAAGGTGAAGAAGATATAGATGGAGTTGATGAagaaatgaaagaaaaatgtGGTGATGCAGTGTGCAATATGAATTCATCTGATAtagatgaaaaaaagaaaaaaaatgaaaaattggtagtaaaagaaaaaaatgaattatttgtAAACGATGAATCTTTTTTGTCGAAGaatatagaagaaaataataatgataaggaTCAAGATACAAATAGTGTTATATGTCCATTATGTGTTGAGGTGTTAGATGAGACTGATAGAAATTTTTTCCCATGTGATTGTGGATATCAAATATGTTTATGGtgtctttattatataagagataatatgaataatacatGTCCAGCTTGTCGAAGAAGTTATGATGAAaagaattttatttataatagaGAGACAcatgaaaaattaattaagaAACAGAAGAGTAATAAGAATAagagtgataataataataataataagggtgataataattgtatgaataataataatcaggtggataataataatattaatagtaacaataataatattaatactaCAACAAcaactactactactactaataataataataataacaataatactagtaataataataataataataataacaataatactagtaataataataacagtaacaatattgataatgataatgataatgatgataatagtaGCGATTGTTCTATTTACAAAGCTCTGGATACTATTagtttattatatagatctgatgtatataaacattctaatatttataatattcatgaATATGATAACTTAttagaaataattaaaagTATAAGAGTTGTTCAAAGGAATCTAGTTTTTGTCATTGGAATAACAGCTACATATGCAAAAAAAAcagttttaaaaaagaatgaaCATTTTggaaaatatggaaaaatattaaatattattataaataaatctcAAGCATATAATCCTCAATATAATGGTCCATCTTTTAGTgcatatataacatatagtAATGAGAAAGAAGCTATAAAtgctatatattttatagatGGAATGACattagataataaaatattaaaggcTTCATTTGGTACTACAAAATATTGttcatcttttttaaaaaattcttcTTGTGGTAATGAagaatgtttttatttacatgAATTAGGAAATGTGATTGATAGTTTTTCAAAGGATGATATACATGGACctaaacatatatatcatgatcttttatatttatattttaaaaaattaccagataaaaaaaatgataccCCTTATGATTCTTTAGCAAATAATATAGCCATAAAAAACTTTAGATTACATGAAGAAGATATATCTTCATTagtaaaaatagaaaaagcagaaacaaaaaagaaaatggaaAATCATATTGAAGATTCAACTGTTgttaatgatgataaaaaaaataataatattaattatactgattttaaatattttaatgaatggaaaaataaaaattttaatttggaaaaatttaaacaagatccaaataaaaatacaccACTTCAAAATCAAAGACAATCGAAATGGATTTCAgaagataaaatattacaaataaaaaaaagtgttACACATGATAATATACCATTACAATCAAATGATCaagaaaattatgatataGATTATGATGCacaagataataataatgatgatgtaaATGATATACTTGAtggtgatgataaaaaatctaatactaataaaattaaagcaaagaaaaaaaagaaatcaaAAAGTGAAGATGTGTTACCTTTAgatatgttaaaaaataattcacttatagaaaataataaaaatatacctaCTAATGATAAGAAaagtaaaaattatttaaattcttTGCAAAATGTTTCTAcatctttaatttttaatagttATAGTGATGACAAAGATCCCAtctcaaaaaaaaacaacatcaacaataataataataaaaataatgtggTTAATGATGCAGATTATGATTCACACTATCTTAATGAACTCTCTGAAAATTATCCTTCAATTAATGAAGCTTTATtagataaagataaaaagaaaaaggccaaaaaaaaagcagaaaaaaataaagcagAAAAGAACAAAACAGAAAAGAACAAAGCAGAAAAGAACAAAGCAGAAAAGAATAAAGCAGAAAAGAATAAAGCAGAAAAGAATAAAGCAGATacaaataaagaagatacaaataaagaagatataaataaagcagatacaaataaagaagataCAAATAAAACAGATACAAATAAAACAGATACCAATAAAATGATGACAAAAGAACAAATTGAACAACaacaaaaagaaaacgaTTCTATAGATACaaaaaagaataagaaaaagaatCAAAACAATCAAAACAATCAAATggtagaaaataaaaaaaaggaacaagataatataaacaaaaataacactacaaataataaacaagaaaataagaatattaatGAAAAGAGTACAGATGATTCCAAAAAACTTACATCCCTTATTACAAATTATTTTAGTGAATTATtagataagaaaaaaaagaaagacaCACCAAGAAATGAAGCCGAACAAacaaatgaagaaattaataaagaaaatgtaatagataaaaagaaaaataaaaatgccCCATCTCAACATGTTATCAtaattaatgaaaataacaacaacaataataatattaataataataataataatattattgattTTAGTCAAGGACAGGTTGAAGTTGCAaggaaaaaagaattaagtTTCGCGCTTGacgaaaaaattaaaaaaaacttagaaaaaaaagaaaacaaagaAGGACAATCAAAGGAAGACAAGAAAGGAGATCAACAACAGTCACATGTATATTCAAGTATAGACAAGGAACAATTAGGAATGGAAAACGAAAGTTTAGAAGAATcgaaaagaaaaggaaaaattattcaacagaaggataatataaaagatggtGAGCTTATTAAATGTGATGAGGATAAAACAGAAGGGGATCAAAGTAATACATTAACATATTATGTTACAAATGAACAAGATAATTTTGATGAAGACATAGAAAACAAAATAGATAATGAAAAGGATAAAGATAACCTAAATGAAAATACATCaaaaggtaaaaaaaaaatagaaagcaataataaaatggtaggtaagaaaataataattgtggaagatattattaaaatgaaaagtattaataataatgaaaatatagaattaccagaagaaataaaagaatatatcaaaaaaatgaaaagtgaaggtataaaagaaaatgtagaatttgatatttataataaatttataaataattatttgaatGTAAAAGAATATGTAGATGGTATTATTGTAGAAGGAGGGATAGGgaagaaagaaaatgataataatatgaaagatCAAAAAATAGGAAAACatgaagaagataataaaaataaattattaattagcAAAACAGAAGAAAGTACatcaaaaagaaaacaaaaaaatatgttggataagaaaaagaaaaaaaacaaaaatgatgataatgaggaagaaaatgataatgaacAAGATCAAGAGGAACATGAAAATCAGGATATTATCAATAAAGATGGTATATTACAACAagagaacaaaaaaataaaaaacaagaaagaaaaagaaaaagaaaaaaaaaagaaaaaaaaaacaaaaacaaaaataaaaataaaaaatgatcaacaacaagaagaagaagaagaagaaaaagaagaagattatgaagaaaaacaaaaggataatataacattaataaagaaaaaaaagaaaaaagataaaaaaattatttcaaataaaaaaaatcaaatgtATCATAAAGAAATGGAAGGATATATAATGGATACAATAACGGGTATAATGCtgaatgaattaaaaagtaaaaataatgtcaaaaaaataaatattaatcaaaataataatgatgatgaaaaaaatgtattactCAAGGATGttgaaatttttataaaaaatttatgtgTTGCTAAATGTAAAtctatagaaaataataagaataaagaaaatatactttatataatagaagaaggaaatgatgaaaataatacatcaaaaaaaaaaggagccaaaaaaaaaataaaaagaaatgattatatattatattcgaATGATGAAcatacatttttaaaatcacATAAGGGTATAAtgcaatatatattaaaaaatggaaacatcagcaacaataataataataataataataaaaatgacaaTGTTGAGGATAAAAATAACCAtattgatgataaaaataacaatatcgatgataataataatagtaaggCTAAAACAAAAACAAGCGAATAtctaaatgataaaaatacctttgatttttttaaagatcTTATCATATCGAATAATCAAGATATTATTCATACAGCTGATCATATTATATtcgataaaatatttaacgaacaaataaattttgTACAACAATTATGTGAAACAGATTTTAAAATAAGTTCAACAAATGTTATATcgacaaataaaaaaacagatAAACATCCATATCAATCTAATCATAAtgcaaataataaattaaaaaaaaatacacaggGAGGAggaaatatatcaaatatatggGTTCATTTCGATAATACTTTTCAAAATAAAGAAGTGAATGAGAAGCTCAATTTAAgtgcataa